One Henriciella litoralis genomic window carries:
- the ubiG gene encoding bifunctional 2-polyprenyl-6-hydroxyphenol methylase/3-demethylubiquinol 3-O-methyltransferase UbiG, with protein sequence MSENTETRQNLPRTPSIDADEVAKFSAMAADWWDPKGKFKPLHKFNPVRLNFIRETAVNRFGLDASQRKPLSGLRILDIGCGGGLVCEPMARLGASVTGVDASEANIKTAITHAREGGLDIDYRAGTAEGLLDGGTEPFDIVLNLEVVEHVADPAQFLKDTAALVKPGGLMIAATLNRTPKAFALAIVGAEYVLRWLPRGTHDFSKFLRPDEVCQPLKQAGLDTRPPQGVSFNPLADSWRLSDDTNVNYMVVADRPEVAA encoded by the coding sequence ATGAGTGAAAATACAGAAACCCGGCAAAATTTACCCCGAACACCCAGCATTGATGCCGATGAAGTGGCAAAATTTTCGGCGATGGCCGCAGACTGGTGGGACCCGAAGGGAAAGTTCAAGCCACTTCACAAGTTCAATCCTGTGCGGCTGAACTTTATTCGAGAGACAGCCGTGAACCGGTTTGGCCTCGATGCCAGCCAGAGAAAGCCGCTCAGCGGCCTGCGGATTCTGGACATTGGGTGCGGCGGTGGTCTCGTTTGCGAGCCGATGGCGCGGCTGGGCGCGAGCGTCACGGGCGTCGATGCGAGTGAGGCCAACATCAAGACGGCGATCACCCATGCGCGTGAGGGCGGCCTCGACATCGACTATAGGGCCGGCACCGCTGAAGGCCTGCTGGATGGCGGGACGGAGCCGTTTGACATCGTTCTCAATCTGGAAGTGGTCGAGCATGTCGCTGATCCGGCGCAATTCCTGAAGGACACGGCCGCGCTTGTAAAACCGGGCGGACTGATGATTGCGGCGACGCTGAACCGGACACCCAAGGCCTTCGCGCTCGCCATCGTCGGCGCAGAATATGTTCTGCGCTGGCTGCCGCGCGGGACACATGACTTCTCGAAATTCCTGAGACCTGATGAGGTTTGCCAACCGCTGAAGCAGGCTGGTCTGGACACCCGCCCACCCCAGGGCGTCTCGTTCAACCCGCTCGCCGATAGCTGGCGCCTTTCCGATGACACGAATGTGAACTATATGGTTGTGGCTGACAGACCAGAGGTTGCTGCATGA
- a CDS encoding aspartate kinase, with translation MQRTVLKFGGTSVADLERIAHVADLVAWRAGQGEKLAVIVSAMAGETNKLVGFARGAAGDEITGSSFDDEYDVVVSSGEQVTSGLLALALRKRGLKARSWLGWQLAMKTSAAHGSARIMGFENSGLADAVDSGEIAVIAGFQGVTDEGRVSTLGRGGSDTSAVAVAAALEADSCDIYTDVDGVYTTDPRIVPQARRLDKISYEEMLEMASLGAKVLQTRSVEMAMNHHVRVRVLSSFAAPGEDNPGTYVCSEEEIVEKQVVNGVTYSRDEAKVTLYGVEDKPGVSARIFSMLAEAGVNVDMIVQANARGPERANMVFTCTSADSTKAEQLLLDRKTDIGFENLSVSRDVAKVSVIGVGMKSHTGVAGTMFDALYRKGINIDVISTSEIKISVLIEAAYTELAVRALHTAFGLDAT, from the coding sequence ATGCAGCGCACAGTCCTGAAATTTGGCGGCACCTCTGTAGCCGACCTCGAACGAATCGCCCACGTGGCCGATCTTGTCGCATGGCGAGCCGGTCAGGGCGAGAAACTCGCCGTGATCGTTTCGGCGATGGCCGGTGAGACGAACAAGCTTGTCGGCTTCGCGCGCGGCGCGGCCGGTGATGAGATTACCGGCTCCAGTTTTGACGATGAATACGATGTCGTGGTTTCGTCCGGCGAGCAGGTGACGAGCGGGCTTCTGGCCCTGGCGCTCCGCAAGCGCGGCCTCAAGGCCCGCAGTTGGCTCGGCTGGCAATTGGCGATGAAGACCAGCGCCGCCCATGGCTCGGCCCGCATCATGGGCTTTGAAAACTCCGGTCTCGCCGATGCGGTCGATAGCGGTGAGATTGCCGTGATCGCAGGGTTTCAGGGCGTGACGGATGAGGGACGGGTGTCGACGCTTGGCCGCGGTGGGTCTGATACGAGCGCCGTCGCAGTAGCCGCCGCGCTGGAAGCCGACAGCTGCGATATCTACACCGATGTGGACGGCGTTTACACGACCGACCCGCGGATCGTCCCGCAGGCGCGTCGCCTCGACAAGATATCGTACGAAGAAATGCTCGAAATGGCGTCGCTTGGGGCCAAGGTGCTGCAGACGCGCTCTGTCGAGATGGCCATGAACCATCATGTCCGTGTGCGCGTGCTGTCCAGTTTTGCCGCCCCCGGTGAGGATAATCCAGGCACCTATGTCTGCAGTGAGGAAGAGATAGTGGAAAAGCAGGTTGTGAACGGCGTGACCTATTCACGCGACGAGGCGAAGGTCACGCTTTACGGCGTCGAGGATAAACCCGGCGTTTCGGCCCGTATTTTCTCCATGCTGGCCGAGGCGGGGGTCAATGTCGACATGATCGTCCAGGCCAATGCCCGCGGGCCAGAGCGCGCCAACATGGTGTTTACCTGCACCAGCGCCGACAGCACGAAGGCTGAGCAGTTGCTGCTTGATCGCAAGACAGACATCGGTTTTGAGAATTTGTCAGTCTCGCGTGATGTCGCCAAGGTGTCAGTTATTGGCGTCGGCATGAAAAGTCATACCGGTGTAGCCGGCACAATGTTCGATGCGCTTTACAGGAAAGGCATCAATATTGATGTCATTTCGACGTCCGAAATCAAGATTTCGGTTCTGATCGAAGCGGCCTACACCGAGCTTGCCGTGCGTGCACTGCACACTGCTTTCGGACTTGACGCCACGTAG
- a CDS encoding helix-turn-helix domain-containing protein codes for MTDDERYREENPSSTEAEAPGSGGAADSAPDAHSEDHVTPKIIDSSGIVGAYTAGGLLKAAREAQELSVDAVSRTLMLNRRVIEALEQTIQPPGFDMRRTRIAAKSYAKYLGISSDPVLADFPMDSRPTMATAIPRSSVTQSARSRRRFAIPAAVMGGMVVTMGIAAFMLTPGKSQEGRAVPSVAERVVAVNTAKQSLFAREPLTTASADRINLSIVALKPAWIEVRGPDGTIFRSRTMAREEVYYPRVGGGWTVTVKNGAAFEWRVDDIPVGRFAELEEPVYSVSVDEAASVALDETEPTLAAANNSRPSR; via the coding sequence ATGACAGACGACGAGCGATACAGGGAAGAAAATCCCTCCTCCACAGAGGCAGAAGCGCCGGGCTCCGGCGGTGCGGCCGACTCTGCGCCAGATGCGCACTCTGAAGATCACGTCACCCCAAAAATTATTGATAGCTCTGGCATCGTTGGCGCCTACACGGCTGGCGGCCTGCTGAAAGCCGCCCGTGAGGCTCAGGAGCTCAGCGTTGATGCCGTTTCGCGCACATTGATGCTCAACCGGCGCGTGATTGAAGCCCTCGAACAGACGATACAACCGCCCGGCTTCGATATGCGCCGGACCCGTATCGCCGCCAAGAGCTATGCCAAGTATCTTGGTATTTCCTCAGACCCGGTTCTGGCCGACTTCCCGATGGATTCGCGTCCGACAATGGCGACGGCCATTCCCCGGTCCTCTGTGACGCAAAGCGCGCGCAGCCGCCGACGTTTTGCGATCCCGGCTGCCGTTATGGGCGGCATGGTCGTGACCATGGGGATTGCTGCCTTCATGCTGACCCCCGGCAAAAGCCAGGAAGGCCGCGCCGTGCCGTCAGTGGCAGAGCGTGTCGTGGCAGTGAATACCGCCAAACAATCACTTTTCGCGCGCGAGCCGCTAACCACCGCGAGTGCAGACCGGATAAACCTCTCCATCGTCGCTCTAAAGCCGGCCTGGATCGAAGTTCGCGGCCCGGATGGTACGATTTTCCGCAGCCGGACAATGGCGCGCGAAGAAGTCTATTATCCGCGCGTCGGAGGCGGCTGGACCGTCACCGTCAAAAATGGTGCTGCGTTTGAATGGCGCGTGGATGATATCCCCGTCGGCAGATTCGCTGAGCTGGAAGAGCCGGTTTATTCGGTCAGTGTCGACGAAGCCGCATCAGTTGCGCTTGATGAAACAGAGCCGACGCTCGCCGCGGCGAACAATAGCCGACCCAGCCGCTAG
- a CDS encoding pilus assembly protein N-terminal domain-containing protein, which yields MTFSVKYIAMAATAVALSAAAHAEQITVETGTSKPLRLSRDASSVVIGNQNIADVSVTDPRMIFLTGKSFGTTNLVVLDANSDIIFSGDVVVTTNATNLVTVNRAGSSFTYDCAGECRDAPVIGDEQGHFARSIEQAQQLQRMNEN from the coding sequence ATGACATTTTCCGTCAAGTACATCGCAATGGCGGCCACTGCTGTTGCCTTGAGTGCAGCTGCCCATGCCGAGCAAATCACCGTAGAGACAGGGACTTCCAAGCCTCTGAGACTGTCGCGCGATGCATCAAGTGTGGTCATCGGCAATCAGAATATTGCCGATGTGTCGGTGACAGACCCACGGATGATCTTCCTGACAGGCAAATCGTTTGGCACGACCAATCTCGTCGTCCTGGACGCCAATAGCGACATTATATTCTCCGGCGATGTGGTGGTCACAACCAATGCCACCAATCTGGTTACGGTAAACCGCGCAGGCAGTTCATTCACCTACGACTGTGCGGGCGAGTGCCGCGATGCGCCCGTTATCGGTGATGAGCAAGGCCACTTCGCCCGATCAATTGAACAGGCGCAGCAACTACAACGTATGAATGAGAACTAG
- a CDS encoding multidrug effflux MFS transporter, with translation MKREPSLAAPAVSRPALPLPIWEFVGMIAAMMALNALAIDTMLPALHEIATSYSLESQNDQQLVIFAYVLGFGAPQLVFGPVSDSFGRKKVVLGCIVGYTIMGFACMAATSFTMLLVTRFLQGIAASGIRVIAVSVVRDLMGGRAMARLMSLVMTVFMVVPILAPVIGQGVMLFAPWQWTFGILGLAGLIMFAWISIRLPETLPADNRPKLNFAGSMRAYKQVIMTPVTLGYMCASGVIFGALFSYVASSEQVFRDVFHKADTFVLWFAGIAAALSVSNFMNSRVVEKIGMRRVSHTVLLGFIALAILNTVLMSVFGEHLLIFYPLFALTFACFGMIGANFSALAMEPLAKIAGTGSAAYGFMTTTVASFFGWLVASRFDGSVVPILEGYVGLGIACLVIVLITERGKLFGTGDEADADEGI, from the coding sequence ATGAAACGCGAACCTTCCTTGGCGGCCCCGGCGGTGTCTCGCCCGGCCCTTCCCCTTCCCATTTGGGAATTCGTCGGCATGATTGCCGCGATGATGGCGCTGAATGCGCTGGCCATCGATACGATGCTGCCAGCGCTGCATGAAATTGCGACCTCCTATTCGCTTGAATCCCAGAACGACCAGCAATTGGTGATCTTTGCCTACGTGCTGGGGTTCGGCGCGCCACAGCTAGTTTTCGGCCCCGTCTCGGACAGCTTCGGCCGCAAGAAAGTCGTGCTCGGCTGCATCGTCGGCTACACGATCATGGGATTTGCCTGCATGGCAGCGACCAGCTTTACGATGTTGCTGGTCACGCGCTTCCTTCAGGGCATTGCTGCGTCCGGAATCCGCGTGATTGCTGTCTCGGTGGTAAGGGACCTGATGGGCGGGCGAGCGATGGCGCGCCTGATGTCGCTTGTCATGACGGTCTTCATGGTTGTCCCGATCCTCGCGCCCGTCATCGGACAAGGCGTGATGCTTTTTGCGCCCTGGCAGTGGACGTTCGGGATATTGGGGCTTGCCGGTCTGATCATGTTTGCCTGGATCTCGATCCGCCTGCCTGAGACATTGCCCGCTGATAATCGACCGAAGCTCAATTTCGCCGGATCGATGCGGGCCTATAAGCAAGTCATCATGACGCCTGTCACGCTCGGCTATATGTGCGCGAGCGGCGTCATCTTCGGCGCGCTCTTTTCATATGTCGCTTCATCCGAACAGGTCTTCCGCGATGTCTTTCACAAGGCAGACACCTTTGTGCTGTGGTTTGCCGGCATTGCGGCAGCACTTTCGGTTTCCAACTTCATGAATTCACGTGTGGTCGAGAAAATCGGCATGCGGCGAGTTAGCCACACCGTCCTTCTGGGGTTCATCGCGCTGGCCATTCTGAACACGGTTCTGATGTCGGTCTTCGGCGAGCACTTGTTGATATTTTACCCGCTCTTTGCGCTCACCTTTGCGTGCTTCGGCATGATAGGGGCCAACTTTTCCGCCCTCGCCATGGAGCCGCTGGCCAAGATCGCAGGAACCGGCAGCGCCGCGTACGGGTTTATGACGACCACAGTCGCGAGCTTTTTTGGCTGGCTGGTCGCGAGCCGCTTTGATGGGTCCGTCGTGCCGATCCTGGAAGGGTATGTCGGGCTGGGCATCGCATGTCTGGTCATTGTTCTGATAACCGAGCGAGGCAAGCTGTTCGGGACGGGTGACGAGGCGGACGCCGACGAAGGAATCTAA
- the ptsP gene encoding phosphoenolpyruvate--protein phosphotransferase, with the protein MPQTFSVPRLLINRLRNVMAGDMEADTRLQQVVTLIAGTMVADVCSIYKRTDSDELELVATEGLSATAVHQTRMGFDEGLVGQIALSGEPLSIQDAPNHPAFSYRPETGEDPYHAFLGVPILRGGRVIGILTVQNRAERTYEEDEVDSLQTIAMVLAEVVAAEAPTLTSNGVPRDTRSVNLRGRILCDGLGLGAARLHDPVVSPARYFAEDPRAEVARLRDALARLQASLDRMLSSDVSAIFGEPREVLEAFKMLASDPLWAGRLEEAVRSGLSAEAAVDRSRREHRSKLENAQDPYLRERLNDLEDLDNRLLRMLAGADVAANATAEEGEPNEVLIARRLGPAELLEYRHSGLAAIVLEEVAPSSHAAIVARAMGIPTLGGVSGLSGAISSGDQVIVDAEEGTLHVRPDASLLDAYATRRLLRTERQASFQALRDQPSRTRDGVDITLLLNAGLALDLETMDKTGAEGIGLFRTEFQFLVSDTLPKMDAQIDFYRRVLDFAGNRPVHFRTLDLGGDKMLPNSDQQAEENPALGWRSIRFALDRPGLFRRQLRALVRAADGGPLSVMFPMVTIAEEFFEAKALLLDEIEWSASRGFARPCEVKVGAMLEAPAFAYGLKDVAGEVDFISIGTNDLLQFFHAADRMVPTVSERYDLVSRPAMRFLEFIRTSCEELQIPVSICGEVASHPLEALCLIGLGFRSLSMPAAGIGPVKRMLRSLNLEDFSPAFQAAIHSSNGSFRNEVLAIAELQRIALKDN; encoded by the coding sequence ATGCCCCAGACGTTCTCAGTTCCCCGGCTCCTGATCAATCGCCTTCGCAATGTGATGGCAGGCGATATGGAAGCAGACACCCGCCTTCAGCAGGTGGTGACCCTCATCGCAGGGACGATGGTGGCTGACGTTTGCTCGATCTATAAACGTACCGATTCCGATGAGCTTGAACTCGTCGCCACCGAGGGTCTCAGCGCTACCGCCGTGCACCAGACACGTATGGGATTCGATGAGGGGCTCGTCGGGCAGATCGCGCTTTCGGGTGAGCCGCTGTCCATTCAGGACGCGCCGAACCATCCGGCCTTCTCCTATCGGCCTGAGACGGGCGAAGACCCGTATCACGCGTTTCTCGGCGTGCCGATCCTGCGCGGTGGACGGGTTATCGGTATCCTGACGGTGCAGAACCGCGCTGAACGTACTTATGAAGAAGACGAGGTCGACAGCCTCCAGACGATCGCGATGGTCCTGGCTGAAGTCGTTGCCGCTGAAGCGCCGACCCTGACATCGAATGGCGTCCCGAGAGACACCCGTTCGGTCAATCTGAGGGGCCGTATCCTCTGCGATGGTCTCGGCCTTGGCGCGGCGCGTCTGCATGACCCGGTCGTTTCACCGGCAAGATATTTCGCAGAGGACCCGCGCGCCGAGGTTGCCCGCCTGCGCGATGCGCTGGCCCGGCTGCAGGCTTCGCTTGATCGGATGCTGTCCAGTGATGTGAGTGCGATCTTCGGCGAACCCCGCGAAGTTCTCGAGGCCTTCAAGATGTTGGCGTCTGATCCGCTCTGGGCCGGCCGGCTGGAGGAAGCCGTCCGCTCAGGCCTCTCGGCTGAGGCGGCCGTTGACCGGTCACGCCGCGAGCACCGCAGCAAGCTTGAGAATGCGCAGGATCCGTATCTCCGCGAGCGCCTCAACGACCTTGAAGATCTCGACAACCGCCTCCTTCGGATGCTGGCAGGCGCGGATGTTGCCGCCAACGCAACAGCAGAAGAGGGCGAGCCAAACGAGGTTCTGATTGCCCGTCGCCTCGGTCCAGCCGAATTGCTGGAATATCGCCACTCTGGCCTCGCCGCGATTGTGCTCGAAGAAGTCGCCCCCTCCAGCCACGCCGCCATCGTCGCGCGGGCCATGGGGATCCCGACGCTGGGCGGCGTGAGCGGCCTCTCGGGCGCCATCTCCTCTGGTGACCAGGTGATCGTGGATGCCGAGGAAGGCACCCTGCACGTGCGCCCTGATGCGTCGCTGCTGGATGCCTATGCGACCCGCCGCCTGTTGCGGACCGAAAGACAGGCATCGTTTCAGGCGCTGCGCGACCAGCCGTCCAGAACGCGCGACGGTGTTGATATCACGCTGTTGCTGAACGCTGGCCTCGCGCTCGATCTTGAGACCATGGACAAGACCGGGGCAGAGGGCATTGGCTTGTTCCGCACCGAGTTTCAGTTCCTCGTCTCCGATACGCTTCCCAAGATGGATGCGCAGATCGACTTTTACAGGCGGGTTCTGGATTTTGCAGGCAACCGGCCGGTTCACTTCCGCACGCTTGATCTTGGCGGTGACAAGATGTTGCCCAATAGCGATCAGCAGGCTGAGGAAAATCCGGCGCTGGGCTGGCGGTCCATACGGTTTGCGCTCGACCGCCCGGGCCTGTTCCGGCGTCAGCTACGCGCGCTTGTGCGGGCAGCAGACGGTGGCCCGCTCTCGGTCATGTTCCCGATGGTTACGATTGCCGAGGAGTTTTTCGAGGCCAAGGCGCTGCTGCTGGATGAAATCGAATGGAGTGCCTCTCGCGGCTTTGCACGCCCCTGCGAGGTGAAAGTCGGTGCGATGCTGGAAGCCCCGGCCTTTGCCTATGGCCTCAAGGACGTGGCCGGCGAAGTCGATTTCATTTCCATCGGAACGAACGATCTGTTGCAATTCTTCCATGCGGCCGACCGTATGGTTCCAACTGTTTCAGAGCGGTACGATCTGGTCAGCCGTCCGGCCATGCGGTTTCTGGAGTTCATTCGTACTAGCTGCGAGGAATTGCAGATTCCTGTCTCCATTTGCGGCGAAGTGGCGTCCCATCCGCTTGAGGCCCTGTGCCTGATCGGTCTCGGCTTTCGCTCGCTTTCCATGCCGGCCGCGGGCATAGGGCCGGTCAAGCGCATGCTTCGGTCGTTGAATCTTGAAGATTTCTCACCGGCGTTCCAGGCTGCAATTCATTCGTCGAACGGCTCGTTCCGTAACGAAGTGTTAGCTATCGCAGAGTTACAGCGAATAGCCTTGAAAGATAACTGA
- a CDS encoding alpha/beta fold hydrolase, with the protein MATSKSEKVRRLVDETYAATLDPLRYEDLLAAWLDYVSQSDEAASSGSGIDDDINTHFERALAILDRMGRVKAQGDAARLMVDHMPAAAVLLSTGGKVLSANQACASLFGASMPQRLEDLKLDKSAEARFWSWARRNAGPDRSDDYIFLRTRLGNSDRPVRALMTRAALRAQPDATPEDAILLAHLDVHIGPVERTLLQDNHGLSEAETDVAIRLAKGDTPEKIANDRNAKMATVRTQIRGILAKLDVPSVTEAIRVLSGYGAAVSAARFVTENAPAITELDRQRRKAQMTLPDGRTLSWLEQGDPAGRPVLFFHHLYHGPSWTEPAIQALAHQGWRVIAPSRAGFGDSGGIDTSGLDDRVRQNVAAFAQLVERLKTGPVIVIGHASGIIHAQAFAASRPDLVRALLSVGGETSWEDGMASDFPWQHRVIATTLLRAPAAIGFLARATVAFIDNGREEYLLRALHRETPLEARVARRPEVRQVIVDGLKHVVSQGTQAFVSEIRMSMTDRRHIARQVKAPFRIIHGLQDKVYKPEMFETFASTVPGVELVPVEDAGQYLLYSHWPLVIAQMEKLWRETSRPDN; encoded by the coding sequence GTGGCCACGTCGAAATCTGAAAAAGTCCGCAGGCTCGTCGACGAAACCTATGCGGCGACGCTTGATCCGCTGCGCTATGAAGATCTGCTCGCGGCGTGGCTGGACTATGTCAGTCAGTCCGACGAGGCGGCCTCATCCGGCTCTGGCATTGATGATGATATCAACACGCATTTCGAGCGCGCTTTGGCGATCCTCGACCGAATGGGGCGCGTGAAGGCGCAAGGTGATGCGGCGCGTCTGATGGTTGATCATATGCCCGCCGCTGCCGTTCTTTTGTCGACTGGGGGTAAAGTCCTGAGCGCAAACCAAGCCTGCGCTTCACTTTTTGGGGCGTCAATGCCGCAAAGGCTCGAAGACCTCAAACTCGACAAATCGGCCGAGGCGCGCTTCTGGAGCTGGGCTCGCCGCAACGCCGGACCCGACCGGTCAGACGATTACATCTTTCTGCGGACGCGCCTTGGAAATTCCGACCGCCCCGTCCGCGCGCTGATGACGCGGGCCGCTTTGCGCGCGCAACCTGATGCGACACCTGAAGATGCCATCCTGCTCGCCCATCTGGATGTTCACATCGGGCCGGTTGAGCGTACACTCCTGCAGGACAATCACGGTCTGTCTGAGGCTGAAACGGATGTCGCCATACGTCTTGCGAAAGGCGACACGCCCGAGAAGATTGCCAATGATCGAAACGCCAAAATGGCGACCGTCCGCACACAAATCCGCGGCATTCTCGCAAAACTCGATGTTCCGAGCGTCACCGAGGCTATCCGTGTGCTGTCGGGTTATGGTGCGGCGGTCAGTGCCGCCCGGTTTGTCACTGAAAATGCGCCAGCCATCACCGAGCTGGACCGGCAACGCCGCAAGGCGCAGATGACATTGCCGGACGGGCGCACCTTGAGCTGGCTAGAGCAGGGCGATCCGGCAGGCCGACCTGTTCTGTTCTTTCACCATCTCTATCATGGGCCAAGCTGGACTGAGCCGGCCATTCAGGCGCTCGCCCATCAAGGATGGCGGGTCATTGCGCCCTCGCGCGCCGGTTTTGGAGACTCAGGTGGCATAGACACATCTGGCCTCGACGACCGCGTTCGACAGAACGTGGCAGCTTTTGCGCAGCTGGTTGAACGGCTGAAAACAGGTCCTGTCATTGTGATCGGTCATGCCAGTGGCATCATCCATGCCCAGGCTTTCGCCGCTTCGAGACCCGATCTTGTGCGAGCGCTTCTCTCGGTCGGCGGTGAGACCAGCTGGGAAGACGGCATGGCGTCAGACTTTCCATGGCAACACAGGGTGATCGCTACCACTTTGCTGCGGGCCCCGGCTGCGATCGGGTTTCTGGCCCGCGCCACGGTCGCCTTCATTGACAATGGTCGCGAAGAGTATCTGCTGCGCGCGCTTCACCGTGAGACGCCGCTCGAAGCGAGAGTGGCCCGGCGCCCTGAAGTACGTCAGGTGATCGTTGATGGTCTGAAGCACGTCGTCTCGCAGGGCACCCAGGCTTTCGTGTCTGAAATCCGCATGTCGATGACAGATCGGCGGCATATCGCGCGGCAGGTAAAAGCCCCGTTCCGCATCATTCATGGCCTGCAGGACAAGGTGTACAAACCGGAGATGTTCGAGACGTTCGCCTCCACCGTGCCGGGCGTTGAGCTCGTCCCCGTGGAGGATGCCGGACAGTATCTTCTCTATTCGCACTGGCCTCTGGTCATCGCCCAGATGGAAAAGCTCTGGCGTGAGACATCGCGGCCGGACAATTGA
- a CDS encoding Flp family type IVb pilin, with protein MQKLVRFFKNESGATAIEYGLIAALIAVAIIGAVSALGTSTASTFNTVANAL; from the coding sequence ATGCAAAAGCTTGTACGTTTTTTCAAGAATGAATCCGGTGCCACCGCTATTGAGTATGGCCTGATCGCTGCCCTTATCGCCGTTGCGATCATCGGCGCTGTCTCCGCTCTCGGTACCAGCACCGCATCGACCTTCAACACTGTTGCGAACGCTCTGTAA
- a CDS encoding DUF924 family protein, whose protein sequence is MSELATPDEILEFWFGDAPDNPDALPAKSKHWFAKDFDFDREIADRFVETVAALAGGVCYEWAARGTRERLAAIVALDQFSRNIFRDHRFAFAHDPLSRELMREGLEAGADKHLSEVERVFFYLPAEHSEDIRDQDLSVKLFIDLVGSAREPYRAFCESTLDYARKHRDVIERFGRFPHRNAALRRASTPEEKDYLSQPGAGF, encoded by the coding sequence ATGAGTGAACTGGCAACGCCAGATGAAATCCTGGAATTCTGGTTCGGCGACGCGCCGGATAATCCGGACGCACTCCCGGCAAAATCAAAACACTGGTTTGCCAAGGATTTTGACTTCGATCGCGAAATCGCAGACCGGTTCGTCGAGACCGTCGCGGCGCTTGCAGGCGGGGTTTGCTACGAGTGGGCCGCACGCGGCACTCGTGAGCGGCTGGCTGCGATTGTGGCGCTCGATCAGTTCAGCCGAAACATCTTTCGAGATCATCGCTTCGCGTTTGCCCATGACCCACTTTCGCGTGAATTGATGCGGGAGGGTCTCGAGGCTGGCGCCGACAAGCATCTCAGCGAGGTGGAACGGGTTTTCTTTTACCTGCCCGCAGAACACTCAGAAGATATCCGCGATCAGGACCTGTCGGTGAAACTGTTTATTGATCTGGTGGGGTCCGCGCGCGAACCCTATCGAGCCTTTTGCGAAAGCACGCTCGACTATGCGCGCAAGCATCGTGATGTCATCGAACGGTTTGGGCGTTTTCCCCATCGCAATGCCGCCCTGCGCCGCGCCTCTACCCCTGAAGAGAAAGACTATCTCAGCCAGCCGGGCGCCGGTTTCTGA